One segment of Pseudomonas asgharzadehiana DNA contains the following:
- the tssB gene encoding type VI secretion system contractile sheath small subunit — protein MAKEGSVAPKERINITFKPAIGGAQEEVELPLKLLVLGDFTQREDVRKLEDRKPIAIDKNTLDEVLAKQALSLTLSVPNRLQEGADVEELPIRVQINSMKDFTPANLVEQIPELHKLMALREALMALKGPLGNTPGFRKAIEHALADDDSRARVLAELGLNSPCA, from the coding sequence GTGGCCAAAGAAGGTTCGGTAGCACCCAAGGAACGCATCAATATCACCTTCAAACCTGCCATCGGCGGGGCGCAAGAGGAAGTCGAGCTGCCGTTGAAACTGTTGGTATTGGGGGATTTCACCCAGCGTGAAGACGTGCGCAAGCTCGAAGATCGCAAACCCATCGCCATAGACAAGAACACGCTCGATGAAGTGTTGGCCAAGCAGGCATTAAGCCTGACCCTGAGCGTACCCAATCGCCTTCAGGAGGGCGCCGACGTCGAAGAGTTACCGATTCGGGTGCAGATCAATTCAATGAAGGATTTCACCCCGGCGAACCTTGTGGAACAGATTCCCGAGTTGCACAAACTGATGGCCTTGCGTGAAGCATTGATGGCCCTCAAGGGGCCGCTGGGCAATACGCCGGGCTTTCGCAAGGCCATTGAGCATGCCCTGGCCGACGACGACAGCCGCGCCCGGGTACTCGCGGAGTTGGGGCTCAATAGCCCTTGCGCCTGA
- the tssC gene encoding type VI secretion system contractile sheath large subunit gives MSIKQNPITAHTADDCSILDNIIAQTLLSADDEAYGIAKRGVSAFIEELIKPQNSGEPVKKRLVDRMIAEIDEKLSRQMDEILHCPQFQALEAAWKGLQLLVERTNFRENIKIELLNVSRQDLLDDFEDSPEVTQAGLYKHVYSAEYGQFGGQPVGAIIANYFLSPSAPDVKLMQYVSSVACMAHAPFIAAAGPAFFGLESFTGLPDLKDLRDHFEGPQFAKWQSFRQSEDARYIGLTVPRFLLRTPYDPLECPVKTFAYRENVVNSHEHYLWGNTAYAFATRLTDSFARFRWCPNIIGPQSGGAVEDLPLHHFHSMGEIETKIPTEVLVSDRREYELAQEGFIALTMRKGSDNAAFFSASSVQKPKNFGISAEGKEAELNYRLGTQLPYMMVVNRLAHYLKVLQREQLGSWKERTDLELELNKWIRQYVADQENPSAEVRGRRPLRAARIVVSDVEGEPGWYRVNLSVRPHFKYMGADFTLSLVGKLDKE, from the coding sequence ATGAGCATTAAACAGAACCCGATCACTGCCCACACCGCTGATGATTGCAGCATCCTCGATAACATCATTGCGCAAACGCTGCTCAGCGCCGACGACGAGGCCTATGGTATTGCCAAGCGTGGCGTCTCGGCATTTATCGAAGAATTGATCAAACCGCAAAACAGCGGTGAACCGGTCAAGAAACGCTTGGTTGACCGGATGATCGCCGAGATTGACGAAAAGCTCAGCCGGCAGATGGATGAGATTTTGCACTGCCCCCAATTCCAGGCTTTGGAAGCGGCCTGGAAAGGGCTTCAGCTGTTGGTCGAGCGCACCAACTTTCGCGAGAACATTAAGATCGAGCTGCTGAACGTCTCACGGCAAGACCTGCTCGATGACTTTGAAGACTCGCCGGAAGTTACCCAGGCGGGGCTCTACAAGCATGTCTACAGCGCCGAATATGGTCAGTTTGGCGGCCAGCCGGTGGGCGCGATCATTGCCAACTATTTTCTCTCTCCCAGCGCCCCGGATGTGAAACTGATGCAGTACGTTTCCAGCGTGGCATGTATGGCTCACGCGCCTTTTATCGCCGCCGCCGGGCCGGCTTTTTTCGGGTTGGAAAGCTTCACTGGCCTACCTGACCTGAAGGACCTCAGGGACCATTTTGAAGGCCCGCAATTCGCTAAATGGCAGAGCTTTCGCCAGAGCGAAGATGCCCGGTACATAGGGCTGACCGTGCCACGCTTCCTGCTGCGCACGCCATACGACCCCCTTGAATGCCCCGTCAAGACCTTTGCCTATAGGGAAAACGTGGTCAACAGCCATGAGCACTACCTATGGGGCAATACCGCCTACGCATTTGCCACGCGTTTAACCGATAGTTTCGCGCGGTTCCGCTGGTGCCCGAACATCATTGGCCCGCAAAGCGGCGGCGCGGTGGAAGACTTGCCGTTGCATCACTTCCACAGCATGGGCGAAATCGAAACCAAGATTCCCACTGAAGTGCTGGTCTCCGATCGTCGCGAATACGAACTGGCGCAAGAAGGCTTCATTGCCTTGACGATGCGCAAGGGCAGTGACAATGCGGCGTTCTTCTCCGCCAGCTCGGTGCAGAAGCCCAAGAATTTCGGCATCAGTGCCGAGGGCAAGGAAGCCGAGTTGAACTACCGCTTGGGTACCCAACTGCCCTACATGATGGTGGTCAACCGCCTGGCCCATTACTTGAAGGTGCTGCAACGCGAGCAACTGGGCTCGTGGAAGGAGCGTACCGACCTGGAACTGGAGCTGAACAAGTGGATTCGCCAATACGTTGCGGACCAGGAAAACCCCAGCGCCGAAGTGCGCGGGCGGCGACCGCTGCGCGCGGCACGCATCGTTGTCAGTGACGTCGAGGGCGAGCCTGGCTGGTACCGCGTCAATTTGAGCGTACGTCCGCACTTCAAGTACATGGGGGCCGACTTTACGCTGTCGCTGGTTGGCAAGCTCGACAAAGAATGA
- the tssE gene encoding type VI secretion system baseplate subunit TssE, with protein sequence MSRRQGRGPNQSLFERLDCPAATSPCGMTSVAVHLGKMLSIRAGSVQALPDYGLPDFNDMNRSLHESLSQSRLLIERFIRAYEPRLKHVRVRALPRDHDVLVLAFAIEATLSIDGVAQPVVFTARLRDAGQVEVSPDVF encoded by the coding sequence ATGAGCAGGCGTCAGGGGAGGGGCCCCAACCAAAGCCTTTTCGAGCGGCTTGATTGCCCGGCAGCGACTTCGCCATGCGGCATGACCTCGGTGGCGGTTCACCTGGGGAAAATGCTCAGCATCCGCGCGGGAAGTGTGCAGGCGCTGCCGGATTACGGCTTGCCGGACTTCAATGACATGAACCGCAGCCTGCATGAATCCTTGAGCCAGTCGCGCTTGCTCATCGAGCGTTTTATCCGGGCCTACGAACCTCGCCTGAAGCATGTGCGAGTGCGGGCATTGCCTCGGGATCACGACGTGCTGGTCCTGGCGTTTGCCATTGAAGCGACGCTGAGCATCGACGGGGTGGCGCAGCCCGTGGTGTTCACCGCCCGACTGCGTGACGCCGGACAGGTCGAGGTGTCGCCGGATGTCTTTTAA